A window of the Comamonas sp. Y33R10-2 genome harbors these coding sequences:
- a CDS encoding heavy metal translocating P-type ATPase has protein sequence MNALAKNGNFELTVKGMTCASCVGRVERVLKKVPGVQDAVVNLATEKASLTVADLAQAAVVVPQVVAALEKAGYAVPTQNVDLQVAGMTCASCVGRVERALKKVPGVQTAIVNLATERASVQWQGGADVNALMAAIAKAGYEAQPVAQNAGATGEDATAQRQAAERESLKRSLILATALALPVFILEMGGHMVPAFHHWIAHTVGTQTSWLIQFVLTALVLIGPGRRFFEKGVPALLRGAPDMNSLVAVGTSAAFAYSVVATFMPQWLPAGTVNVYFEAAAVIVALILLGRFLEARAKGNTSQAIRSLVQLQPKTARVRRGGLVQEIDIAQVHAGDVIEVRPGERIAVDGEVIEGQSFIDESMISGEPVPVEKMAGSEVVGGTVNQNGALAFKATKVGADTLLAQIIRMVEQAQGSKLPIQALVDQITMWFVPAVMGAALLTFVVWMIFGPSPALSFALVNAVAVLIIACPCAMGLATPTSIMVGTGRAAQMGVLLRKGEALQQLKDAKVVAVDKTGTLTKGRPELTDLVLAAGFERSAVLAQVAAVEDRSEHPIARAIVDAAKAEGLQIPAISDFESVTGFGVRADVEGIKVEIGADRFMRKLGLNVDDFAAESGRLGDEGKTPLYAAINGQLAAMIAVADPIKGTTKPAIDALHALGLKVVMITGDNRRTGEAIARLLGIDEVVAEVLPGGKVEAVQRLKQAHGTLAYVGDGINDAPALAEADVGIAIGTGTDIAIEAADVVLMSGDLSGVPNAIALSKATMKNISENLFWAFAYNVALIPVAAGLMYPFNGTLLSPVFAAGAMALSSVFVLTNALRLKRFKAPL, from the coding sequence ATGAATGCACTGGCCAAAAACGGCAATTTTGAGCTGACGGTGAAGGGAATGACTTGCGCATCCTGCGTAGGCCGGGTGGAACGTGTGCTCAAGAAAGTGCCGGGCGTGCAGGATGCGGTGGTCAATCTTGCGACGGAGAAAGCCAGCCTCACTGTGGCCGACCTCGCTCAGGCTGCAGTGGTGGTGCCGCAGGTGGTGGCCGCGCTTGAAAAGGCGGGCTACGCCGTGCCCACGCAAAACGTGGATTTACAGGTGGCAGGCATGACCTGTGCATCGTGCGTGGGCCGGGTTGAGCGTGCGCTGAAAAAAGTGCCCGGCGTGCAAACCGCCATTGTGAATCTGGCGACCGAGCGCGCCAGCGTGCAGTGGCAGGGCGGCGCCGATGTGAATGCGCTGATGGCGGCCATTGCCAAAGCAGGCTACGAAGCCCAGCCGGTGGCGCAGAACGCCGGTGCAACAGGCGAAGATGCCACGGCCCAGCGGCAAGCGGCAGAGCGTGAATCGCTCAAGCGTTCTCTGATACTCGCCACTGCGTTGGCGCTGCCTGTGTTCATTCTGGAAATGGGCGGCCACATGGTGCCCGCCTTTCACCACTGGATTGCACACACCGTTGGCACGCAGACCAGCTGGCTCATTCAGTTTGTGCTGACGGCGCTGGTGCTCATAGGCCCCGGCCGCCGCTTCTTTGAAAAAGGCGTTCCCGCCTTGCTGCGCGGCGCGCCCGATATGAATTCGCTGGTCGCAGTCGGCACCTCGGCGGCTTTTGCCTATTCAGTGGTGGCGACCTTCATGCCGCAGTGGCTGCCCGCAGGAACGGTGAATGTGTACTTTGAGGCCGCTGCCGTTATCGTCGCGCTGATTTTGCTGGGCCGCTTTCTGGAGGCGCGCGCCAAAGGAAATACTTCGCAAGCCATTCGCAGTCTGGTGCAGTTGCAGCCCAAGACCGCCCGCGTGCGCCGAGGTGGCCTGGTGCAGGAAATCGACATTGCTCAGGTGCATGCCGGTGATGTGATTGAGGTGCGCCCCGGTGAGCGCATTGCCGTTGATGGCGAGGTTATCGAAGGCCAGAGTTTTATCGATGAATCCATGATCAGCGGCGAGCCCGTGCCGGTCGAAAAAATGGCAGGTTCTGAAGTGGTGGGCGGCACCGTCAACCAAAACGGTGCGCTGGCTTTTAAGGCCACCAAAGTGGGTGCCGATACGCTGCTGGCGCAGATCATCCGCATGGTGGAGCAGGCGCAGGGCAGCAAGCTGCCGATTCAGGCGCTGGTGGACCAAATCACCATGTGGTTTGTGCCTGCCGTCATGGGCGCTGCGCTGCTCACATTTGTGGTGTGGATGATTTTTGGCCCATCGCCTGCCTTGAGCTTTGCCTTGGTCAATGCCGTGGCCGTGCTCATCATTGCCTGCCCTTGCGCCATGGGTTTGGCCACACCCACTTCCATCATGGTTGGCACCGGCCGAGCGGCGCAAATGGGTGTGCTGCTGCGCAAGGGTGAAGCGCTGCAGCAATTGAAAGACGCCAAGGTGGTGGCAGTGGACAAGACCGGCACCCTGACCAAGGGCCGCCCCGAGCTGACTGATCTGGTGCTGGCCGCAGGCTTTGAACGAAGCGCTGTGCTGGCTCAGGTGGCGGCGGTGGAGGACCGCAGCGAACATCCGATTGCCCGCGCCATTGTGGATGCGGCCAAGGCTGAGGGTCTGCAGATTCCGGCTATCAGCGATTTTGAATCCGTGACCGGCTTTGGCGTGCGGGCCGATGTCGAAGGCATCAAGGTAGAGATTGGTGCCGACCGCTTCATGCGCAAGCTGGGCCTGAATGTGGACGACTTTGCGGCGGAGTCGGGTCGTTTGGGAGATGAAGGCAAGACGCCGCTGTATGCCGCCATCAATGGCCAGCTAGCCGCCATGATTGCCGTGGCCGACCCGATCAAGGGCACGACCAAGCCTGCCATTGATGCACTGCATGCGCTGGGCCTGAAGGTGGTGATGATTACCGGCGACAACCGCCGCACTGGTGAAGCGATTGCGCGCCTACTGGGGATTGATGAAGTAGTGGCCGAGGTTTTGCCCGGCGGCAAGGTGGAAGCGGTGCAGCGCCTGAAGCAGGCGCACGGCACGCTGGCCTATGTGGGCGACGGCATCAATGATGCCCCGGCGTTGGCAGAAGCCGATGTGGGCATTGCCATTGGTACGGGTACCGATATCGCGATTGAGGCCGCTGATGTGGTGCTGATGTCGGGCGACCTGTCGGGCGTGCCCAATGCGATTGCGCTGTCTAAGGCCACGATGAAGAACATTAGCGAAAACCTGTTCTGGGCCTTTGCGTACAACGTGGCACTGATTCCGGTGGCGGCAGGCCTGATGTATCCATTCAACGGCACATTGCTGTCACCGGTGTTTGCGGCGGGGGCCATGGCGCTGTCTAGCGTGTTTGTGCTGACGAATGCGCTGCGCCTCAAGCGTTTCAAGGCACCGCTGTGA
- a CDS encoding class II aldolase/adducin family protein, with protein sequence MRHDGLNQALLAQYAPRPGRKPLLPALNERQQVALLCRVLSREGYNDHIAGHVTLRLDDGTYLANPWELTWSELTASDILRLDAQGNVIEGEWNITPAIQLHIDVHNQRHDVGVVIHNHPEWASVWSATGKVPPVYDQTSALVDTDPVVYDEYRGTVEQRELGNAAANALGQNKWALLANHGALVVGSSVRQAHLRAITLEWRCRLAWRVQALGGGNPLSPEVVQATGGRTDLNGFPFLWEAMCREEIRRDPTVLG encoded by the coding sequence ATGCGCCACGACGGTTTGAATCAGGCCCTGCTGGCCCAGTACGCCCCACGCCCCGGCCGCAAGCCTTTGCTGCCAGCCTTGAACGAGCGCCAGCAGGTGGCACTGCTGTGCCGCGTGCTGTCGCGAGAGGGCTATAACGACCACATCGCAGGCCATGTCACTCTGCGGCTTGACGATGGCACTTACCTTGCCAATCCTTGGGAACTTACCTGGAGCGAGCTGACAGCCTCCGACATTCTGCGGCTCGATGCTCAAGGCAATGTGATTGAAGGCGAATGGAATATCACGCCCGCCATTCAGCTGCATATCGATGTGCACAACCAGCGCCACGATGTGGGGGTGGTGATTCACAATCACCCAGAGTGGGCTTCGGTCTGGTCGGCCACTGGCAAGGTGCCACCTGTTTATGACCAGACCTCGGCGCTGGTTGATACCGATCCTGTGGTCTATGACGAATACCGGGGCACGGTAGAGCAGCGTGAGCTGGGTAATGCGGCGGCCAATGCGCTGGGTCAGAACAAATGGGCGCTGCTGGCCAACCATGGTGCGCTGGTGGTGGGCAGCAGCGTGCGTCAAGCACACCTGCGTGCCATCACGCTGGAGTGGCGCTGCCGCCTGGCCTGGCGCGTGCAGGCGCTGGGCGGCGGCAATCCGCTGTCGCCCGAGGTCGTGCAGGCCACCGGCGGGCGCACCGATCTCAATGGCTTTCCCTTCCTGTGGGAGGCCATGTGCCGCGAGGAAATCCGCCGCGACCCCACGGTGCTTGGGTAA
- a CDS encoding biotin carboxylase N-terminal domain-containing protein — translation MRKILIANRGEIAVRIARACADYGVKSVAVYANADIDALHVRRADEAYGLDGDKPAETYLHIEKLIAIAKRSGADAVHPGYGFLSESEAFARAVLDAGLIWIGPKPDTIAKLGDKVEARKIALKVGAPLVAGTADPVSSADDVLAFAQQHGLPIIIKAAFGGGGRGMKIAWRMDEVAELYESAVREAVTAFGRGECFVEQFLDKPRHIEAQVIADTHGNVVVLGTRDCSLQRRNQKLVEEAPAPFISDAQRERIHSAAKAICAEAGYVSAGTVEFLLSGNGAISFLEVNTRLQVEHTVTEETTGIDLVQEQLRVADGLPLSITQTPAARAHSIEFRINAEDVGRGFLPTPGLITRFAPPSGPGVRLDSGVETGSIIPGTFDSMMAKLIVTGATREQALARARRALAEFQIEGVASVLPFHKAVLNQPDFVGADGFHVHTRWIETEFAEPLAAAARAEPMADTSLLRTAIEIDGRRVSLGLPAVLLKGLSAPAAVASQAAQQSVDPDAVASPIAGNLHAWKVADGDEVKEGDVIAVMEAMKMEMQVSAHRSGRITMAAQAGAAQTLGAVIAHIR, via the coding sequence ATGCGCAAAATTCTGATTGCCAACCGCGGCGAGATCGCCGTCCGCATCGCCCGCGCCTGCGCCGACTATGGTGTGAAATCCGTCGCCGTCTATGCCAACGCTGATATCGACGCCCTGCATGTGCGCCGCGCTGATGAAGCCTATGGGCTCGATGGCGACAAGCCTGCGGAGACCTATCTCCACATCGAAAAACTGATTGCGATTGCCAAGCGCTCAGGTGCTGATGCGGTGCACCCCGGCTATGGTTTCCTGTCGGAAAGCGAAGCCTTTGCACGTGCCGTGCTCGATGCCGGTCTGATCTGGATTGGCCCCAAGCCCGACACCATTGCCAAGCTGGGCGACAAGGTGGAGGCCCGCAAGATTGCGCTCAAGGTGGGTGCGCCGCTAGTGGCAGGAACGGCTGACCCGGTCAGCAGCGCTGACGACGTGCTGGCCTTTGCTCAGCAGCATGGCCTGCCCATCATCATCAAGGCGGCGTTTGGCGGCGGCGGGCGCGGCATGAAGATTGCGTGGCGCATGGATGAGGTGGCCGAGCTGTATGAGTCCGCAGTGCGCGAAGCAGTGACTGCCTTTGGCCGTGGCGAATGCTTTGTGGAGCAATTCCTCGACAAGCCCCGCCATATTGAGGCGCAGGTCATTGCCGACACGCATGGCAACGTGGTGGTGCTGGGCACGCGCGACTGTTCGCTGCAGCGCCGCAACCAAAAACTGGTGGAAGAAGCACCCGCGCCCTTTATCAGCGATGCACAACGCGAGCGCATTCATAGCGCAGCAAAAGCGATCTGTGCGGAGGCCGGCTATGTCAGCGCCGGAACGGTGGAGTTCCTTTTGAGTGGCAATGGCGCCATCTCTTTCCTGGAGGTCAACACCCGTCTGCAAGTTGAGCACACGGTGACCGAGGAAACCACAGGCATTGATCTGGTGCAGGAGCAGCTGCGCGTGGCCGATGGCCTGCCGCTGTCTATCACGCAGACGCCTGCTGCGCGTGCGCACTCCATCGAGTTCCGCATCAATGCTGAAGATGTGGGGCGCGGTTTCCTGCCTACGCCGGGCTTGATCACTCGCTTTGCACCGCCTTCGGGTCCCGGCGTAAGACTCGATTCGGGCGTAGAGACGGGCTCCATCATTCCCGGTACTTTTGACTCCATGATGGCCAAACTCATCGTGACGGGTGCGACACGCGAGCAGGCGCTGGCCCGTGCCCGCCGCGCTCTGGCCGAGTTCCAGATTGAAGGCGTGGCATCGGTGCTGCCGTTCCACAAGGCCGTGCTCAATCAGCCTGACTTTGTGGGCGCGGATGGTTTCCATGTTCACACCCGCTGGATTGAAACCGAGTTTGCCGAACCACTGGCCGCTGCTGCGCGTGCCGAGCCTATGGCAGACACCAGCTTGCTGCGCACCGCCATCGAAATCGACGGTCGCCGTGTATCGCTGGGCCTGCCCGCTGTGCTGCTGAAAGGCCTGTCTGCACCCGCTGCAGTGGCTTCGCAAGCAGCGCAGCAAAGCGTGGACCCTGATGCCGTGGCTTCACCCATTGCCGGCAATCTTCATGCATGGAAAGTGGCTGATGGTGATGAAGTCAAAGAGGGCGATGTGATTGCCGTGATGGAAGCCATGAAGATGGAAATGCAGGTGTCTGCACATCGCTCGGGTCGTATCACCATGGCCGCGCAGGCGGGTGCGGCGCAAACGCTGGGAGCGGTGATTGCGCATATCCGCTGA
- a CDS encoding 7TM diverse intracellular signaling domain-containing protein, which translates to MAETSAKQCAPQLLGSWGAKEAIEGLRPAEGWEPLEIPHITSSNWPLWQGPVWYRLDWQLNCSPGPDANAPHLGLAISGIRMAGTVYWNDELLWSDRSLVEPYSRSWNMPRWWPVSTQGRGDVQTVWVRVVGAQAKFHGLGYVQLGDMASIQETYDSRYWRQRTSYTLTAGLSITLACVALMVWLWQRSEKIYLWMGLMQVCWTLYLSVVLSTQPWPWLSSDTLSLLNLVSFMLYAHCFLTFILRFYRQRWVRSERVLWGALAVWVALLLPGENALLDINGFSLIWGVAVFCTACLYGIYRGLRSREPQHLLLAAACAVMIVVALHDIVVALRGWDNDQTWSYFSWPLNIVVLAALLGWQVASHMRRVVRFNIELKDHVAHARAELAQVLAQQHAKDLQSAKLQERVQLAHDLHDGLGGSLVRSMALVEQAPHQLSNDRVMSLLKTLRDDLRQVIDSGSSNGVTVPETPKRWIAPLRHRFTHILDELNMQAQWQVDDLWRATPTALQCLGMLRFLEEAFANIIKHSRAQHVQVVCTQPDAQTWILSVQDDGVGFDWDAVQQAGMSVGMRSMQARIARIGGTVQVQSQPGCTLLTARITIKASPLVSS; encoded by the coding sequence ATGGCTGAAACGAGTGCCAAACAGTGTGCGCCGCAGCTATTGGGAAGCTGGGGTGCGAAAGAAGCCATAGAAGGCCTGCGCCCAGCCGAAGGATGGGAGCCGCTGGAGATTCCTCACATTACCTCCAGCAACTGGCCGCTGTGGCAAGGCCCGGTCTGGTACCGGCTGGATTGGCAGCTGAACTGCTCACCGGGTCCTGATGCCAACGCGCCGCATCTGGGCTTGGCTATTTCCGGCATCCGCATGGCGGGCACGGTGTACTGGAACGATGAGTTGCTGTGGAGCGATCGTTCGCTGGTCGAGCCCTATTCGCGCAGCTGGAACATGCCACGATGGTGGCCGGTGTCCACGCAAGGCCGTGGTGATGTGCAGACCGTATGGGTGCGCGTGGTGGGCGCGCAGGCAAAGTTTCATGGCCTGGGCTATGTGCAACTGGGCGATATGGCCAGCATTCAGGAAACCTATGACTCGCGCTACTGGCGCCAGCGCACCAGCTATACGTTGACGGCGGGCCTGTCCATCACCCTTGCCTGCGTTGCGCTGATGGTGTGGCTGTGGCAGCGCAGCGAGAAGATTTATTTGTGGATGGGGTTGATGCAGGTCTGCTGGACTTTGTACCTCAGCGTCGTCCTCAGCACCCAGCCTTGGCCATGGCTTAGCAGCGATACCCTCAGTCTGCTGAATCTGGTCAGTTTCATGCTTTATGCGCACTGCTTTTTGACCTTCATCCTGCGCTTTTACCGCCAGCGGTGGGTCAGGTCAGAGCGGGTGCTGTGGGGCGCTCTTGCTGTCTGGGTTGCACTGCTACTGCCGGGTGAAAATGCGCTGCTGGATATCAATGGGTTTTCTTTGATCTGGGGCGTGGCGGTGTTCTGTACTGCCTGCCTGTATGGCATCTATCGGGGCTTGCGATCCCGTGAACCGCAGCATCTGCTGCTGGCCGCTGCCTGTGCTGTGATGATTGTGGTGGCCTTGCATGACATCGTGGTGGCCCTGCGCGGCTGGGACAACGACCAGACCTGGTCTTACTTCAGCTGGCCGCTCAATATTGTGGTGCTGGCCGCGTTGCTGGGCTGGCAGGTGGCCAGCCATATGCGCCGCGTGGTTCGCTTCAATATCGAACTCAAAGATCATGTGGCCCATGCCCGTGCTGAGCTGGCGCAGGTGCTGGCGCAGCAGCATGCCAAAGATCTGCAAAGCGCCAAGCTGCAAGAGCGCGTGCAACTGGCCCATGACCTGCACGACGGGCTGGGCGGTAGTCTGGTGCGATCTATGGCACTGGTGGAGCAGGCGCCGCATCAGCTGTCGAACGACCGCGTGATGTCTTTGCTCAAAACTTTGCGTGACGATTTGCGGCAGGTGATTGACTCGGGCTCCAGCAACGGCGTGACGGTGCCTGAAACCCCTAAGCGCTGGATTGCACCGCTGCGCCACCGTTTTACGCACATTCTGGATGAGCTGAACATGCAGGCGCAGTGGCAGGTCGATGATCTGTGGCGCGCCACACCCACGGCCTTGCAATGTCTGGGCATGCTGCGTTTTCTGGAAGAGGCATTTGCCAACATCATCAAACACTCACGCGCGCAGCACGTGCAGGTGGTCTGCACCCAGCCTGATGCGCAGACATGGATTTTGAGCGTGCAAGACGATGGCGTGGGGTTTGACTGGGATGCCGTGCAGCAAGCCGGCATGAGTGTGGGTATGCGCAGCATGCAGGCCCGCATTGCGCGCATTGGCGGCACAGTGCAAGTGCAGTCGCAACCCGGTTGCACGCTGCTGACGGCACGCATCACCATCAAAGCCTCGCCGTTGGTGAGTTCTTGA
- a CDS encoding riboflavin synthase subunit alpha gives MFTGIIQAVASIAALRDQDGLRTFTMEFPEGFCEDLAIGASVSHDGVCLTVTENLSPTRATFDVMQQSLNITTLGQYQVGHTINVERAAKDGAEIGGHPLSGHVDFTAPLLEIVKTDTNHKIRFGIPEAFRPYVFAKGYIAANGASLTVAEVNRKEGWFEVWLIPETLRMTVFGGKKVGDLVNIEIERSTQVMVDTVRETVEASLGRLKPVLEALLAEKGLSLDDFVDVPQRKN, from the coding sequence GTGTTCACCGGCATCATCCAAGCTGTGGCAAGCATTGCCGCGCTGCGCGACCAAGACGGTCTGCGCACCTTCACCATGGAATTCCCCGAAGGCTTTTGCGAAGACTTGGCCATTGGCGCCAGCGTCTCGCACGACGGCGTATGCCTGACGGTGACCGAGAACCTCTCGCCCACCCGCGCCACGTTTGATGTGATGCAGCAAAGCCTGAACATCACCACGCTGGGCCAGTACCAAGTGGGCCACACCATCAATGTGGAGCGCGCCGCCAAGGATGGCGCTGAGATTGGCGGCCACCCGCTGTCTGGCCATGTGGACTTCACCGCGCCGCTGCTGGAAATTGTGAAGACCGACACCAACCACAAGATTCGCTTTGGCATACCCGAAGCCTTTCGCCCCTATGTGTTTGCCAAAGGCTATATCGCCGCCAACGGCGCCAGTCTCACAGTCGCCGAAGTCAACCGCAAAGAAGGCTGGTTCGAGGTCTGGCTGATCCCCGAGACTCTGCGCATGACCGTGTTTGGCGGCAAAAAAGTGGGCGACTTGGTGAACATCGAGATTGAGCGCAGCACGCAAGTAATGGTCGATACCGTGCGCGAAACGGTTGAGGCTAGCTTGGGCCGTTTGAAGCCCGTACTCGAAGCCCTGCTGGCCGAAAAAGGCCTGAGCCTGGACGACTTTGTGGATGTGCCGCAGCGTAAAAACTGA
- a CDS encoding 2-hydroxyacid dehydrogenase produces the protein MTDSDLRPHLLLVTPVPPMRRERLSQNFVLHDDVVLEPAQRVMLAAKVRAILCNAQSVVSRLQMQQWPALEMISVIGVGMDGIDLEAAAAQDIAVRNTPEVSTEDIADHTLALLLEATRQIVQAHQFVQQGRWLQGRYPPGMRFSGRRMGIVGLGRIGSAVARRAQAFDMSIAYTGRTPKPEIKYRWYDSVKGLAVAVDFLVVCASGGAQTQGLIDAAVLQALGPQGVLVNIGRGSIVDEGALVQALQSRTIAAAALDVFANEPEVPPALRELPNIVLTPHMASSTQQGLQAMLEQAETHLLEHFGMTEATG, from the coding sequence ATGACTGACTCGGACTTGCGTCCTCATCTTTTGCTGGTCACGCCCGTCCCGCCCATGCGACGGGAGAGACTGAGCCAGAATTTTGTGCTGCACGACGATGTGGTGCTGGAGCCTGCACAGCGCGTGATGCTTGCCGCAAAGGTGCGGGCCATCCTCTGCAACGCGCAGTCGGTGGTGAGTCGATTGCAAATGCAGCAATGGCCTGCGCTTGAGATGATCTCCGTCATCGGTGTGGGGATGGACGGCATCGACCTGGAGGCCGCTGCGGCGCAAGACATCGCGGTACGCAATACGCCCGAGGTATCCACCGAAGATATTGCCGATCACACGCTGGCTTTGTTGCTAGAGGCCACACGGCAGATTGTGCAGGCGCATCAGTTTGTGCAGCAGGGGCGCTGGTTGCAGGGGCGTTATCCGCCCGGCATGCGTTTTTCAGGCCGACGCATGGGCATCGTTGGTCTGGGGCGCATCGGCAGTGCCGTGGCCAGACGGGCGCAGGCCTTTGACATGTCGATCGCTTACACAGGCAGAACGCCCAAACCGGAAATCAAATATCGCTGGTATGACAGTGTGAAAGGGCTGGCCGTGGCGGTGGACTTTCTGGTTGTCTGCGCCAGCGGAGGGGCGCAAACACAAGGCTTGATTGATGCCGCAGTGCTGCAGGCTCTTGGTCCGCAAGGTGTACTTGTCAATATTGGCCGAGGCTCGATAGTCGATGAGGGGGCCTTGGTGCAGGCGCTGCAAAGCCGAACGATTGCCGCAGCAGCACTTGATGTCTTTGCCAATGAGCCCGAAGTTCCGCCCGCTTTGAGAGAGTTGCCAAATATCGTGCTCACGCCGCACATGGCCAGCTCTACCCAGCAAGGTCTGCAAGCCATGCTGGAGCAGGCCGAGACGCATCTGCTTGAACACTTTGGTATGACTGAAGCAACAGGTTGA
- a CDS encoding TauD/TfdA family dioxygenase, whose product MPSPLTIRPLGPRIGAEALQLDLAQLQSAQTLQALEAALVQHEALVLHVPDMTPAQHLSIAHHFGEAEVHTFYPNLGQGYEQITLIDSKLGDRADMWHHDESFLPSPPIVTMTHAQILPPTGGDTCWISMTSAYDALSDRMKQYLDGLSAWHDMNAPMTAALQHGVVTHERYVQVVAQNRRHLHPMVRVHPVTGRKALYVSPTYVTHIDGLPIAESRAILAYLHAHCMQVEFLFKHRWTLGDMVIWDNRSVIHNAILDYKPHQRRMHRASVFARQTEATVQQDNKEAACATTV is encoded by the coding sequence ATGCCAAGCCCGTTAACGATTCGCCCACTGGGGCCTCGCATTGGTGCAGAAGCTTTGCAACTTGACCTGGCACAGCTGCAGTCTGCCCAGACTTTGCAGGCGCTTGAAGCTGCGCTGGTGCAGCACGAGGCGCTGGTGCTGCATGTGCCCGATATGACGCCCGCTCAGCACTTGAGCATTGCCCATCATTTTGGCGAAGCCGAGGTACACACGTTCTATCCCAATCTGGGTCAAGGGTATGAGCAGATCACGCTAATCGACTCCAAGCTCGGTGATCGCGCCGATATGTGGCACCACGATGAAAGCTTTTTGCCCAGCCCACCCATCGTCACCATGACCCATGCACAGATCTTGCCGCCAACGGGTGGTGATACCTGCTGGATCAGCATGACCAGTGCGTATGACGCGCTGTCTGATCGCATGAAGCAATACCTGGATGGGCTCAGCGCCTGGCATGACATGAATGCCCCCATGACGGCTGCGCTGCAGCACGGCGTGGTCACGCATGAGCGTTATGTGCAGGTGGTGGCGCAAAACCGCCGTCATCTTCATCCCATGGTGCGCGTGCATCCGGTCACGGGCCGCAAAGCGCTGTATGTCAGCCCCACCTATGTCACGCATATTGATGGTCTGCCGATCGCCGAAAGTCGCGCCATTCTGGCCTATCTGCATGCGCATTGCATGCAGGTGGAGTTTCTCTTCAAACACCGCTGGACGCTGGGCGATATGGTGATCTGGGACAACCGCAGCGTGATTCATAACGCCATCCTCGACTACAAGCCGCACCAGCGCCGCATGCACCGTGCATCAGTGTTTGCACGCCAGACCGAAGCCACAGTCCAACAAGATAATAAGGAGGCCGCATGCGCCACGACGGTTTGA
- a CDS encoding TetR/AcrR family transcriptional regulator, whose translation MESTPAHNPKDLLPQPRKQPVQARSRAMVDAVAEACLRILEKEGEDALTVNRIAEVSGATSGSIYQYFPNKESMIAAVYERLLNQESEQLYRMREQLHGLPLQAVLCQVFSNMIRVELRLHSLSSGFHARYRTALHLGQWHAPQSSPQEFINTTWLPLLEIHASEVQTEHRALAAYLMGKGLREIIHSAVQDVPEQAQSAEFLDALVAMAMSCTKGRQP comes from the coding sequence ATGGAATCAACACCCGCGCATAACCCCAAAGACCTGCTGCCCCAGCCACGCAAACAGCCCGTACAGGCACGCTCCAGAGCGATGGTGGATGCAGTGGCCGAAGCTTGCCTGCGCATTCTCGAAAAAGAAGGCGAAGACGCGCTGACCGTGAACCGGATCGCCGAGGTATCAGGCGCCACTTCTGGCTCGATCTACCAGTACTTTCCCAACAAGGAGTCCATGATTGCGGCCGTGTATGAGCGCCTCCTCAATCAGGAGTCCGAGCAGCTCTACCGCATGCGCGAACAATTGCACGGCCTGCCGCTACAGGCCGTGCTGTGCCAGGTTTTTTCCAACATGATCCGGGTAGAGTTGCGCCTGCACAGCCTGAGCAGCGGCTTTCATGCGCGCTACCGCACAGCCCTGCACCTGGGTCAGTGGCATGCCCCGCAGTCCAGCCCTCAGGAATTCATCAACACCACCTGGCTGCCGCTGCTGGAAATCCATGCCAGCGAGGTCCAGACAGAGCATCGCGCACTGGCCGCCTACCTGATGGGAAAAGGCCTGCGCGAGATCATTCACAGCGCTGTGCAGGATGTCCCTGAGCAGGCACAGTCCGCAGAGTTTCTGGATGCCTTGGTTGCCATGGCCATGAGCTGCACCAAGGGCCGCCAGCCATAA